In a genomic window of Candidatus Margulisiibacteriota bacterium:
- a CDS encoding UDP-glucose/GDP-mannose dehydrogenase family protein, with protein sequence MKVCVIGTGYVGLVTGACLADFGNEVSCVDIDRKKIANLKNGVVDFFELGLRELILKNVAANRLFFTHELAKSITSASVVFITVGTPPLPNGEADLSAIIEVSRKVANILKSKRSDFRVVVVKSTVPVGTSEMVEKLMIKAGLSRKNFEVVSNPEFLREGKAVFDFLHPDRVVIGSSHNRSSNIMSELYRPLNARVIFMDSRSSELVKYASNVFLATRVSFINEIANVCECVGADIRRVAEGMGHDHRIGHDYLKAGLGYGGSCLPKDISALVNMAQKHDYETKLIKNVAAVNQAQRERFVLKIKNILGGVKGKKIAIWGLAFKPLTDDLRDAPALYIIEKLMAEGAVLRLYDPMASGKVKKIFPELIYGRSSYDAAKDCDAVIIVTEWNEFREVDFKKLKQMMNRPVIIDGRNVFDPKLLQSAGFNYYGIGVG encoded by the coding sequence ATGAAAGTATGTGTGATCGGGACCGGCTATGTTGGTTTAGTTACCGGGGCCTGCCTGGCGGATTTTGGCAACGAAGTTTCCTGCGTTGATATTGATCGGAAAAAAATAGCTAATCTCAAGAACGGGGTGGTGGATTTTTTTGAGTTGGGGTTGAGAGAGCTCATCCTGAAGAATGTGGCGGCCAACAGGCTGTTCTTTACTCATGAGCTTGCGAAATCAATTACTTCAGCTAGTGTGGTCTTCATTACTGTTGGAACCCCTCCGCTGCCTAATGGAGAAGCGGATCTCTCCGCGATAATTGAGGTCAGCCGGAAAGTGGCTAATATTTTAAAATCGAAGAGATCTGATTTTAGAGTTGTTGTCGTGAAAAGCACTGTGCCGGTCGGAACCTCGGAAATGGTTGAAAAGCTAATGATCAAGGCTGGATTAAGCCGGAAAAATTTTGAGGTAGTTTCTAACCCTGAATTTCTGCGTGAGGGGAAAGCGGTTTTTGACTTTCTCCATCCCGACCGGGTAGTTATTGGTTCGAGCCACAACAGATCTTCTAACATAATGTCCGAGCTTTATCGTCCTTTAAATGCCAGGGTCATTTTTATGGATTCCCGTAGTTCTGAATTGGTTAAATACGCTTCAAACGTTTTTCTGGCGACTAGGGTTTCGTTCATTAATGAGATTGCCAATGTCTGTGAATGCGTTGGGGCTGATATCAGGCGGGTGGCGGAAGGAATGGGCCATGACCATCGGATCGGCCATGATTACCTGAAAGCCGGCCTGGGTTACGGCGGGTCCTGTTTGCCGAAAGATATTTCGGCGTTGGTCAATATGGCTCAAAAACATGATTATGAGACTAAGCTCATTAAAAATGTCGCCGCTGTTAATCAGGCCCAGCGGGAAAGATTTGTCCTCAAGATAAAGAACATCTTAGGCGGTGTGAAAGGAAAAAAGATAGCTATCTGGGGGTTGGCCTTCAAACCGCTGACCGATGACCTGCGCGATGCCCCGGCGCTTTATATCATTGAGAAGCTTATGGCTGAAGGGGCGGTTTTGCGGCTTTATGATCCAATGGCCAGCGGCAAGGTTAAAAAAATATTTCCGGAATTAATATACGGCCGGAGCTCTTATGACGCGGCCAAAGATTGCGACGCGGTGATCATTGTGACTGAATGGAACGAGTTCCGTGAAGTAGATTTTAAAAAGTTGAAACAAATGATGAATCGGCCGGTGATCATCGATGGCCGGAATGTTTTTGACCCCAAGCTCCTGCAGTCGGCCGGTTTTAATTATTACGGTATCGGAGTAGGGTGA
- a CDS encoding polysaccharide biosynthesis/export family protein, translated as MLKKLVWGMLMIFVLNLPTAVLAQATASDTGYIVSDNIIENEYKLGPGDQVAANLIIGENDMSLDYLLVVGPDGKIFIPKVGEIELLGLTIPEGKKLIDQKIKEVYKEKFTFSFRLVQPRKVQIYLSGSDDKPLYLGEKKFVYVYGQVQRSGRFEYLSGKKFSDYISFAGGPTAQANFSASTITRGDKQVGADGSDIIFNGRSEKDIEVMPGDVINVPAQFFYFSDFTSFTSLVFTTIALYKTVFSK; from the coding sequence ATGCTGAAGAAGCTTGTTTGGGGGATGCTGATGATCTTTGTCCTTAATTTGCCTACCGCCGTTTTGGCCCAAGCTACAGCCAGTGATACGGGCTACATTGTCAGTGATAATATCATTGAAAATGAGTACAAATTGGGCCCGGGCGACCAGGTGGCGGCCAATCTGATCATTGGTGAGAATGACATGTCCTTGGACTATCTTCTGGTTGTCGGGCCGGATGGGAAGATATTTATCCCGAAAGTAGGGGAGATCGAACTCTTGGGCTTGACCATCCCTGAGGGGAAAAAGCTGATCGATCAGAAAATAAAGGAAGTTTATAAGGAAAAATTCACTTTCTCGTTTCGTTTGGTCCAGCCGAGGAAAGTACAAATATATCTCAGCGGATCAGACGATAAACCGTTGTATCTCGGCGAAAAAAAATTCGTCTACGTTTACGGCCAGGTCCAGAGGAGCGGCCGGTTCGAATATTTGTCCGGGAAAAAATTCTCGGATTATATAAGTTTTGCCGGCGGTCCGACAGCGCAGGCTAATTTCTCCGCTTCGACCATAACTCGCGGCGATAAGCAGGTCGGCGCGGATGGCTCTGATATTATATTTAATGGCCGATCAGAAAAGGACATTGAAGTCATGCCTGGTGATGTCATAAATGTTCCGGCGCAGTTCTTTTATTTCTCGGACTTTACCAGCTTTACTTCCTTGGTCTTTACGACGATCGCGCTATATAAGACTGTTTTCTCGAAATAA
- a CDS encoding Wzz/FepE/Etk N-terminal domain-containing protein, translated as MFRRSSFISRTLPALLPWSLRRSRYIRLFSRNKNILEDHMGDEIDLKDYVAVIWRWKVFIVLASIIMTFLVGWPSLSQKKIYEAKAVLLLKGQNNSQIPGMVPAGLFGIQLNGSNSFLSIISSRAVAEIVLDDLNLTKRIKGWALSGISRQDQITAVQAMPKISKGELIEIKIINNDPVLAADIANDYAAAAEKYWRKMNFTEARKKRAYLESQIPRVAADLKSSEQKIKKFSLLAPDNLSALGVEARRLRMEYDILVSTYSMLKSEFELAKLEEAKEIDAFSVIDRADVPNKPIPKRRIFSFIAGFSIGLFGSMFLAFFLDYLIEAFK; from the coding sequence ATGTTCCGGCGCAGTTCTTTTATTTCTCGGACTTTACCAGCTTTACTTCCTTGGTCTTTACGACGATCGCGCTATATAAGACTGTTTTCTCGAAATAAGAATATATTGGAGGATCATATGGGTGATGAGATTGACTTGAAGGATTACGTCGCGGTTATTTGGAGATGGAAGGTTTTTATCGTGCTGGCGTCGATAATTATGACTTTTCTTGTTGGTTGGCCGTCACTTTCGCAAAAAAAAATATATGAAGCCAAAGCTGTTCTGCTTCTAAAGGGGCAAAACAATTCCCAAATTCCGGGGATGGTCCCCGCAGGGCTATTTGGAATTCAATTAAATGGGTCTAATTCATTTTTAAGTATTATTTCATCTCGTGCGGTTGCCGAAATTGTTTTGGATGATCTTAATTTAACTAAGCGGATAAAGGGGTGGGCGCTGTCGGGCATATCAAGACAGGACCAGATTACTGCAGTTCAGGCGATGCCAAAGATATCCAAAGGCGAATTAATAGAGATCAAGATCATAAATAATGATCCGGTTTTGGCCGCCGATATTGCCAATGACTATGCGGCGGCGGCGGAAAAGTACTGGCGAAAAATGAATTTTACGGAAGCCAGGAAAAAAAGGGCGTATTTGGAAAGCCAGATCCCCAGGGTTGCCGCGGACCTGAAAAGCTCCGAACAAAAAATAAAAAAATTCTCTCTTTTGGCCCCGGATAATTTGTCGGCTTTGGGCGTCGAAGCAAGACGATTGAGGATGGAATATGATATCCTTGTTTCGACTTACTCAATGTTGAAAAGTGAGTTTGAGCTGGCCAAACTTGAGGAAGCGAAAGAAATCGATGCGTTCAGCGTGATCGACCGGGCGGATGTCCCTAACAAGCCGATCCCGAAGCGGAGGATATTCTCGTTTATTGCCGGCTTCTCTATCGGACTTTTTGGCTCGATGTTTTTAGCGTTTTTCCTGGATTATTTGATCGAAGCGTTTAAATAG
- the gmd gene encoding GDP-mannose 4,6-dehydratase encodes MKKALITGITGQDGSYIAELLLSKGYEVHGLIRRASTFNTHRIDHIYIDPHSIGANFFLHYGDLSDSGQFTDLIYNIRPDEIYHLGAQSHVRVSFDTPEYTGDITGLGTTRLLEAIRRSGIKTRLYQASSSEMFGAAPAPQNEATPFQPRSPYAAAKVYAYWMVTNYREGYNLFACNGILFNHESPRRGETFVTRKITRAVAEIKAGRQNKLFLGNLLARRDWGYAPEYVECQWLILQQDKPNDYVIGTGESHSIEEFVSAAFSYAGLDWQEHVEIDPKYFRPTEVDFLQADISRARKILGWEPKVRFNELVKIMVDADLEMLGQKSPGEGKNILAAKGINWTNNKLTVG; translated from the coding sequence ATGAAAAAAGCTCTGATCACCGGGATTACCGGTCAGGATGGCTCCTACATCGCCGAATTATTGCTTTCCAAAGGTTATGAAGTTCACGGCTTGATCCGCCGGGCCAGCACATTTAATACTCACCGCATCGACCATATTTACATCGATCCGCATAGTATTGGCGCGAATTTCTTTCTGCATTACGGCGATCTTTCCGATTCCGGACAATTCACGGATCTTATTTACAATATCCGGCCGGATGAGATCTATCATCTGGGCGCGCAGAGCCACGTTAGGGTGAGTTTTGACACGCCGGAATATACGGGCGACATCACCGGCTTAGGGACAACGCGTCTGCTGGAGGCGATCAGGCGCAGCGGGATCAAAACCAGGTTATACCAGGCTTCGAGCTCGGAAATGTTCGGGGCCGCTCCAGCGCCGCAAAATGAAGCGACTCCTTTCCAGCCCCGCAGCCCTTATGCCGCCGCCAAGGTTTACGCCTATTGGATGGTCACCAATTATCGAGAAGGGTACAATCTATTTGCCTGCAACGGGATATTGTTCAACCACGAAAGCCCGCGCCGCGGTGAGACCTTTGTGACCCGCAAGATCACCCGCGCGGTGGCAGAGATTAAAGCCGGCCGGCAGAACAAGCTTTTTCTGGGAAATCTCTTGGCCAGGCGCGATTGGGGCTACGCGCCCGAGTATGTCGAATGCCAGTGGTTGATCCTGCAGCAGGATAAGCCTAATGATTATGTGATCGGTACGGGCGAAAGCCACTCCATTGAAGAATTCGTCAGCGCGGCGTTTTCTTACGCCGGGCTGGACTGGCAAGAGCACGTGGAGATCGATCCAAAATATTTTCGTCCGACCGAGGTCGATTTTCTCCAGGCGGATATCTCCCGGGCCAGGAAAATCCTGGGGTGGGAGCCGAAAGTCAGGTTCAATGAACTGGTCAAGATCATGGTTGACGCTGATTTGGAAATGCTGGGCCAGAAATCGCCCGGTGAAGGTAAAAATATCTTGGCCGCTAAAGGGATCAATTGGACGAATAATAAGTTGACGGTGGGATAG
- a CDS encoding GDP-L-fucose synthase produces the protein MTFWKEKRVTVTGGAGFLGSFVVAKLKELGCREIFIPQIENYNLVEMADVKRLYRDAQPDIVIHLAAVVGGIGANRENPGKFFYENLMMGVQLIEQGRQFGLKKFVAIGTICAYPKFTPVPFKEEDLWNGYPEETNAPYGLAKKMLLVQSQAYRQQYGFNSIFLLPVNLYGPGDNFDLNSSHVIPALIRKCLEAKERGEQELIVWGTGQATREFFYVEDAAEGILLAAELYNKPEPVNLGAGFEISIKDLAAQIVLLTGFQGKIVWDAAKPDGQPRRRLDISRAEKEFGFRAGTSFEVGLKKTIDWYKKERKFN, from the coding sequence ATGACTTTCTGGAAAGAGAAGCGAGTGACCGTTACCGGTGGGGCGGGTTTTTTAGGTTCATTTGTCGTTGCCAAGCTTAAAGAGCTGGGCTGCCGTGAAATATTCATTCCGCAGATAGAAAATTACAATCTGGTCGAGATGGCCGATGTCAAAAGGCTGTATCGCGACGCCCAGCCGGATATTGTTATTCATTTGGCGGCGGTGGTCGGGGGGATCGGGGCCAACCGGGAAAATCCCGGGAAGTTTTTTTATGAAAATCTGATGATGGGCGTTCAGCTTATCGAGCAGGGCAGGCAATTCGGGCTGAAGAAATTTGTGGCGATCGGGACGATCTGCGCTTATCCGAAATTCACTCCGGTCCCCTTCAAGGAGGAGGATCTCTGGAACGGTTATCCTGAAGAGACCAACGCTCCCTACGGCCTGGCAAAAAAGATGCTGCTGGTCCAATCGCAGGCCTATCGCCAGCAATACGGTTTTAACTCGATCTTTCTTCTGCCGGTCAATCTCTATGGGCCGGGAGATAATTTCGACCTTAATTCCTCGCATGTCATTCCAGCGCTGATCAGAAAATGCTTGGAAGCAAAGGAGCGGGGTGAGCAGGAGCTGATAGTTTGGGGGACAGGGCAGGCGACTCGGGAGTTCTTTTACGTTGAAGACGCCGCCGAGGGTATTTTGCTGGCCGCTGAATTATATAATAAACCGGAGCCGGTAAACCTGGGCGCCGGTTTTGAGATCTCGATCAAGGACCTGGCCGCGCAGATCGTTCTGCTGACCGGCTTTCAAGGCAAAATAGTCTGGGACGCGGCTAAGCCCGACGGCCAACCGCGGCGCCGGCTCGATATTTCCCGGGCGGAAAAAGAATTCGGCTTTAGGGCCGGGACCTCCTTTGAGGTTGGCCTGAAAAAAACAATTGACTGGTACAAAAAAGAGAGAAAATTTAATTAA
- a CDS encoding NAD-dependent epimerase/dehydratase family protein has protein sequence MKTLVTGSAGFIGFHVSAALLAQGDEVVGLDDLNDYYDVGLKLARNAILQNKSGYNFYRLDLCDYEGLTKLFRTEKIDRICHLAAQPGVRYSLTNPFAYQKSNNEGFLNIIEGARQFGIKQFVFASSSSVYGGNTKLPFSVDDRVDNPISLYAATKRSNELVAHVYSHLYGIQVIGLRFFTVYGPWGRPDMAYFSFTKAILDGQPIDVYNQGKMTRNFTYIDDIVAGVKASLVYNAKYEIFNLGNDKTVELLSFISCLEKLLGKKAKLTMMPLQPGDPIETWADISSAKKKLNYRPKTDIEAGLKEFVAWFQTEYAKEKQHV, from the coding sequence ATGAAAACCTTGGTTACCGGTTCGGCCGGATTTATTGGTTTTCATGTTTCAGCCGCCCTCCTGGCCCAAGGTGATGAAGTTGTCGGCCTTGATGATCTGAATGACTATTATGATGTCGGCCTCAAATTGGCCAGGAACGCCATTTTACAAAATAAATCAGGCTATAATTTCTATCGTCTTGACTTGTGCGATTACGAAGGGCTGACCAAATTATTCCGTACCGAAAAAATAGATCGGATCTGCCACCTGGCGGCCCAGCCGGGGGTCCGTTATTCCTTGACCAACCCCTTTGCTTATCAAAAATCAAATAATGAAGGTTTCTTGAATATCATTGAAGGTGCCAGGCAATTCGGCATTAAACAATTTGTTTTTGCTTCTTCCTCTTCGGTCTATGGCGGGAATACTAAACTGCCGTTTTCTGTGGACGATCGGGTGGATAATCCTATCTCGCTATACGCGGCAACCAAGCGGTCGAATGAGCTGGTGGCCCACGTTTACAGCCATCTTTACGGCATCCAGGTTATTGGTTTGCGGTTTTTTACGGTTTATGGCCCATGGGGGAGGCCGGACATGGCCTATTTCAGTTTTACTAAAGCGATCTTAGACGGCCAGCCGATTGACGTCTACAATCAGGGTAAGATGACCAGGAATTTTACTTATATTGATGACATTGTGGCGGGCGTGAAAGCCAGCCTGGTTTATAACGCTAAATATGAAATATTTAATTTAGGTAATGATAAGACCGTTGAATTACTGTCTTTCATAAGCTGTTTGGAAAAATTGTTGGGGAAAAAAGCGAAATTGACGATGATGCCCTTGCAACCGGGTGATCCGATAGAAACCTGGGCGGATATCAGTTCGGCCAAGAAAAAGCTCAATTATCGGCCAAAGACCGATATCGAAGCCGGCTTGAAGGAATTTGTCGCTTGGTTCCAGACAGAGTACGCAAAGGAGAAACAGCATGTTTAA
- the pseB gene encoding UDP-N-acetylglucosamine 4,6-dehydratase (inverting), with translation MFNNKTILITGGTGSFGKKFVKTVLDEYRPKKVIVFSRDELKQFEMAQQFAGQETIRFFIGDVRDKERLMRAFHEVDYVVHAAALKQVPAMEYNPSEAIKTNIDGAMNIIDAAIACNVKKVVALSTDKACNPINLYGATKLCSDKLFVAANSYSGGTGTKFAVVRYGNVVGSRGSVVPFFKEKMKAGSLPITDERMTRFWITLEQGVRFVIKAFERMHGGELFVPKIPSMKITDLAQAIAPHCKTEIVGIRPGEKLHEVMISADDARLTKELSDCYVLQPAFNWWSRANHAEGKDVADGFSYSSDTNEQWLSIPELQAMIKEN, from the coding sequence ATGTTTAATAATAAAACGATCCTGATAACGGGGGGGACCGGTTCTTTCGGTAAGAAATTCGTCAAGACAGTGCTTGACGAATACCGGCCGAAAAAGGTCATAGTTTTTAGCCGCGACGAGCTGAAACAATTTGAAATGGCCCAGCAGTTCGCGGGCCAGGAAACAATCCGGTTTTTCATCGGGGATGTTAGGGATAAGGAGCGGTTGATGAGGGCGTTCCATGAGGTTGATTATGTCGTCCACGCGGCCGCCCTGAAGCAGGTCCCGGCCATGGAGTATAATCCGTCGGAAGCGATCAAAACAAATATTGACGGGGCGATGAATATCATTGACGCGGCGATCGCCTGTAATGTAAAAAAAGTGGTGGCGCTCTCTACTGACAAGGCGTGTAATCCGATCAATCTTTACGGAGCCACCAAGCTGTGCTCAGACAAGCTCTTTGTTGCCGCTAATTCATATTCCGGCGGGACTGGCACCAAATTTGCCGTGGTCAGGTACGGGAATGTTGTCGGCAGCCGGGGCAGTGTCGTGCCGTTCTTTAAGGAGAAGATGAAAGCGGGGTCATTGCCCATTACTGACGAGCGGATGACCCGTTTTTGGATCACCCTGGAACAGGGGGTCAGATTTGTGATCAAAGCATTTGAGAGGATGCACGGCGGGGAACTATTTGTTCCCAAGATCCCGAGCATGAAGATCACCGATCTGGCGCAAGCGATCGCGCCTCACTGCAAAACCGAGATCGTTGGCATACGTCCGGGAGAAAAGCTCCATGAAGTGATGATCTCGGCCGATGATGCCAGACTGACCAAAGAATTGAGCGACTGTTACGTCCTGCAACCGGCTTTCAACTGGTGGAGCCGGGCAAATCATGCCGAAGGGAAAGACGTGGCCGACGGATTTTCCTACAGCAGTGATACCAACGAACAATGGTTGTCTATCCCCGAGCTCCAGGCAATGATCAAGGAGAATTAA
- the pseC gene encoding UDP-4-amino-4,6-dideoxy-N-acetyl-beta-L-altrosamine transaminase codes for MVVYPRAPGNDQGELTLRSVPYATQWIDEADIDAVAAALRSPWLTQGPKVKDFEEKVAAYCGAKYAVAMNSGTSALHAACFAAGISAGDEVITSPITFVASANCVLYCGGKPVFADVEWETANISAEKITAAINSKTKAIIPVHFSGNPVELKEISKIAKAKGLTVIEDAAHALGAEYEGKKIGSCAYSDLTCLSFHAVKHITTGEGGMVLTNNKAFYTKLMMFRTHGITREQSVLTRPDEGAWYYELHHLGFNYRLTDFQAALGIKQLEKLDKFIKRRQEIVIQYERALAGLAGVKTIKVKPGRASAWHIYPVVVSDKRKEIFEQLRSKGIGVNVHYFPVYLQPYYRQLGYQPGLCPNAEAYYHGAITLPLFPKMNDEDVTYVIDTFKQVISEAGLP; via the coding sequence ATGGTTGTCTATCCCCGAGCTCCAGGCAATGATCAAGGAGAATTAACTTTGAGATCAGTCCCTTACGCAACGCAATGGATCGATGAGGCCGACATAGACGCGGTGGCAGCGGCGTTGCGGTCTCCTTGGCTGACCCAGGGGCCGAAGGTTAAAGACTTTGAAGAGAAGGTCGCCGCCTACTGTGGGGCTAAATACGCCGTAGCCATGAACTCCGGCACCTCCGCGCTGCATGCCGCCTGTTTCGCGGCAGGGATCTCTGCCGGCGACGAAGTCATCACTTCCCCGATCACTTTTGTCGCTTCCGCCAATTGTGTTCTCTATTGCGGCGGCAAGCCGGTCTTTGCCGATGTCGAGTGGGAAACGGCCAATATCTCGGCTGAAAAGATCACCGCGGCGATCAATTCTAAAACGAAAGCAATTATTCCTGTCCATTTTTCCGGCAATCCTGTCGAGTTGAAAGAAATTAGCAAGATTGCTAAAGCCAAAGGTTTAACGGTAATTGAAGATGCTGCCCATGCTCTCGGGGCGGAGTACGAAGGGAAAAAGATCGGTTCTTGCGCTTATTCCGACCTGACTTGCTTAAGCTTTCACGCGGTCAAGCACATCACTACCGGGGAAGGCGGCATGGTCTTGACCAATAACAAGGCCTTTTATACTAAGCTTATGATGTTCCGGACACATGGGATTACGCGCGAACAGAGTGTCTTGACCAGGCCGGACGAAGGAGCTTGGTATTACGAGCTGCATCACCTCGGCTTCAATTACCGCCTGACCGACTTCCAGGCAGCTTTGGGGATAAAACAGCTGGAAAAACTGGATAAGTTTATCAAACGACGGCAAGAGATCGTTATTCAATACGAGCGGGCCTTGGCCGGCTTGGCTGGTGTCAAGACCATTAAAGTTAAACCAGGGCGAGCTTCTGCCTGGCATATCTATCCGGTCGTTGTTTCGGACAAGAGGAAAGAGATATTCGAACAACTTAGGAGTAAAGGAATTGGAGTTAATGTTCATTATTTTCCGGTCTATCTTCAGCCTTATTATCGCCAGCTGGGCTATCAGCCCGGCTTATGCCCCAACGCGGAAGCTTATTATCACGGAGCCATCACTTTGCCGCTATTCCCTAAAATGAACGATGAAGATGTCACTTATGTGATCGACACATTTAAACAAGTTATTTCGGAAGCAGGTTTGCCATGA
- a CDS encoding aldo/keto reductase, with amino-acid sequence MNKLTLGTVQFGLDYGVNNQRGKVPREEVFAILDEAAAAGVDLLDTAYGYGESETVIGEYLRFKKNYFQLVSKLPKCQVAEAPNYLAETLQRLGRTSLYGYIFHDFETYRFQPVIYDWLVEQKRSGKIAKIGFSLYYPKELDELLTNEVPFDLVQFPYSIFDRRFEDYLPTLKRKGIEVHVRSVFLQGLAFKNPAELDPSFNAIKDKITSLRSLASLNNISIQAICLNYAVLNDQVDQVIVGVDSPENLKELILAAGRSSEVAGLLPELDQLKEQNEEILLPFNWAGKKVGA; translated from the coding sequence ATGAACAAGCTTACTTTGGGGACGGTTCAATTCGGATTGGATTACGGCGTCAACAACCAACGGGGTAAAGTTCCGCGAGAAGAGGTATTTGCGATCCTGGACGAAGCAGCGGCGGCCGGAGTTGATCTTTTGGATACGGCCTATGGTTACGGCGAAAGCGAAACAGTTATTGGTGAATATTTACGTTTCAAAAAGAATTATTTTCAACTGGTTTCAAAGTTGCCAAAATGCCAGGTTGCGGAAGCGCCAAATTATCTGGCGGAAACACTTCAGAGGTTGGGGCGGACTTCTTTATACGGATATATTTTCCATGATTTTGAGACTTACCGTTTTCAACCAGTTATCTATGATTGGCTTGTGGAACAAAAGCGCTCTGGTAAAATCGCCAAGATCGGATTTTCTCTTTATTATCCAAAAGAGCTTGATGAGCTGCTGACCAATGAAGTCCCTTTTGATCTTGTTCAGTTTCCGTATAGTATTTTTGACCGCCGTTTCGAAGATTATTTACCGACCCTTAAGCGGAAAGGAATCGAGGTCCATGTCCGGTCGGTGTTTTTACAGGGATTGGCATTCAAAAATCCGGCAGAGCTTGACCCGTCATTTAATGCTATCAAGGATAAAATAACCAGTCTGCGCTCCCTTGCTTCCCTGAATAACATATCGATCCAGGCGATCTGTTTAAATTATGCTGTTTTAAATGATCAGGTGGACCAGGTGATTGTTGGGGTGGATAGTCCGGAAAACTTGAAAGAACTGATCCTCGCGGCCGGTCGCTCCTCGGAAGTGGCCGGCCTGTTACCAGAATTAGACCAGTTAAAAGAACAAAATGAAGAGATTCTTTTGCCGTTTAATTGGGCCGGGAAGAAAGTTGGCGCATAA
- a CDS encoding glycosyltransferase family protein, with the protein MKIVAIIQARMGSTRLPGKALIKIADKTVLEHVIRRVQACRLVNEVVVATTVSKGDLPIIKLCAEQGISVYCGSEDDVLDRYYQAAKLFKAKTVIRITADCPLMDPQVIETVLRKHIKDRADYTSNTINETFPDGEDVEVFSAAALEKAWIEAKLSSEREHVTAYIRKNPAFFKLAGVEYKTNLKEKRWTLDNQEDLEFVGKIYSALYQKNNLFSMDDILEYLAKYPELEQINSHITRNEGYQKSLREDKIVKERK; encoded by the coding sequence ATGAAAATAGTCGCCATAATTCAAGCGCGAATGGGTTCGACCAGATTGCCGGGTAAGGCACTGATAAAGATTGCAGATAAAACAGTGTTGGAGCACGTGATTCGAAGGGTCCAGGCCTGCCGCCTGGTCAACGAGGTGGTAGTCGCCACCACCGTATCGAAAGGCGATCTGCCGATCATTAAGCTTTGCGCGGAGCAGGGGATAAGCGTTTATTGCGGGTCCGAAGATGATGTGTTGGACAGGTATTATCAAGCGGCAAAGTTGTTCAAGGCCAAAACGGTGATCAGGATAACGGCCGATTGCCCGCTCATGGACCCACAGGTGATCGAAACGGTTTTGCGCAAGCATATCAAGGATCGAGCTGATTACACTTCGAATACCATCAATGAAACTTTTCCGGATGGAGAAGATGTCGAAGTCTTCAGCGCCGCGGCTTTAGAAAAAGCCTGGATAGAGGCGAAACTTTCTTCGGAACGCGAACATGTGACCGCTTATATCAGGAAGAATCCGGCGTTTTTTAAGCTGGCGGGAGTTGAATATAAGACGAACCTTAAGGAGAAGCGTTGGACATTGGATAATCAGGAAGACCTGGAATTTGTCGGCAAGATCTACAGCGCGCTTTATCAAAAAAACAATTTATTTTCTATGGATGATATTCTTGAATATTTGGCGAAATATCCGGAGCTTGAGCAGATAAATTCCCATATAACCAGAAATGAAGGTTATCAAAAATCTTTGCGCGAAGACAAGATTGTGAAGGAGAGAAAATAA